Proteins encoded within one genomic window of Panacibacter microcysteis:
- the bshC gene encoding bacillithiol biosynthesis cysteine-adding enzyme BshC yields METTCTLLNYDKTNFFSGLALDYVQADEKLRPFYAHAVNIEGIKAAIEARQQFPQQRQVLADALKKQYESVQTSAAVRNNIALLLQNETFTVTTAHQPNIFTGPLYFIYKILHTIKLSATLKTQLPAYNFVPVYYMGSEDADIDELGSIKIDGVNYTWNTTQTGAVGRMKIDASFLQMLAQMHGQVGVLPFGNELVATFQKIYTRGKTIQQATLELVDHLFAQYGLVVVIPDNAELKQIFHSVVEKELLTGFSHKAVKSTITALEKNYKAQAGGRELNLFYLIDNKRERIEKQGDLFTVAALGLSFSPQEILAELNNHPERFSANVILRGAFQETILPNIVFIGGGGELAYWLELKQVFQEVAIPYPMLVLRNSFLVIEEKWAQKIIALGLQPKDMFSSSFDLMKQIVAERSSNQFALQEELKKVEILYKEIDTLASTVDQSLHAHVEALKTKAIKKLHELEKKMLRAEKRKFEAEQRNLDKIKAALFPGNNLQERTENIAYLYARFGARFITVLLEHSLTLEQQFCILTIK; encoded by the coding sequence ATGGAAACAACCTGTACACTGCTCAATTACGATAAAACCAACTTTTTCTCCGGTCTTGCGCTGGATTATGTTCAGGCAGATGAAAAGCTGCGACCATTTTATGCGCATGCCGTAAACATAGAAGGTATAAAAGCCGCCATTGAAGCAAGGCAGCAGTTTCCGCAGCAAAGACAAGTACTTGCAGATGCATTAAAAAAGCAATATGAATCGGTACAAACGTCTGCGGCAGTGCGGAACAACATCGCATTATTGTTGCAAAACGAAACGTTTACCGTAACCACCGCACACCAGCCAAATATCTTTACCGGCCCGCTTTATTTTATCTACAAAATACTGCACACCATAAAATTATCAGCCACGCTTAAAACGCAATTACCTGCATACAATTTTGTTCCGGTATATTATATGGGTAGCGAAGATGCTGACATCGACGAACTTGGTTCTATCAAGATCGATGGCGTAAATTATACCTGGAATACTACTCAAACCGGTGCAGTGGGACGCATGAAGATAGATGCTTCATTTTTACAGATGCTTGCGCAAATGCACGGTCAGGTTGGTGTATTGCCTTTTGGAAATGAATTGGTAGCAACTTTTCAAAAGATCTATACCAGGGGAAAGACCATACAACAGGCTACGCTGGAACTGGTAGATCACCTCTTTGCTCAATACGGTCTTGTGGTAGTAATACCTGATAATGCAGAACTAAAGCAAATTTTTCATTCCGTTGTTGAAAAGGAACTGTTGACGGGATTTTCTCACAAAGCAGTTAAGTCAACCATTACAGCACTGGAGAAAAATTACAAAGCACAGGCCGGTGGACGTGAGTTGAACCTGTTTTATCTTATCGACAATAAGCGGGAAAGAATAGAAAAGCAGGGAGATTTATTTACAGTTGCAGCGCTTGGTTTATCATTTTCCCCGCAGGAAATACTTGCTGAACTGAACAATCATCCCGAGCGTTTCAGTGCCAATGTTATTTTGCGCGGTGCATTCCAGGAAACCATATTGCCAAACATCGTTTTTATTGGCGGTGGGGGAGAACTGGCTTACTGGCTGGAGTTGAAGCAGGTTTTTCAGGAAGTTGCTATTCCTTATCCAATGCTGGTTTTACGCAATTCTTTTTTGGTGATAGAAGAGAAATGGGCGCAGAAGATTATCGCATTGGGGCTACAGCCAAAAGACATGTTCAGTTCATCATTTGACCTGATGAAACAGATTGTAGCAGAAAGAAGCAGCAACCAGTTTGCCCTGCAGGAAGAGCTAAAAAAAGTAGAAATACTCTATAAAGAGATTGATACGCTGGCATCCACCGTGGATCAGTCATTGCATGCTCACGTGGAGGCTTTAAAAACAAAAGCTATAAAAAAACTACATGAGCTTGAAAAGAAGATGCTACGTGCAGAAAAACGAAAGTTTGAAGCAGAGCAGCGCAATCTTGACAAAATAAAAGCGGCGCTCTTTCCGGGTAATAACCTTCAGGAAAGAACGGAAAATATCGCGTATCTATATGCAC